A genomic segment from Leopardus geoffroyi isolate Oge1 chromosome A2, O.geoffroyi_Oge1_pat1.0, whole genome shotgun sequence encodes:
- the DNAJB8 gene encoding dnaJ homolog subfamily B member 8 isoform X2 produces MANYYEVLGVQASASPEDIKKAYRKLALRWHPDKNPDNKEEAEKKFKQVSEAYEVLSDSKKRSVYDRAGCNSWRAGGGASTPHSSPFDTGYTFRNPEDIFREFFGGLDPFSFDFWDTPFNSNRAGQGHGLRGAFSAGFGEFPAFMEAFSSFDALSRGGSASHTTFSSTSFGGSGSSGFKSVMSSTELVNGHKVTTKRIMENGQERVE; encoded by the coding sequence ATGGCCAACTATTACGAAGTGCTGGGAGTGCAGGCGAGTGCCTCCCCAGAGGACATCAAGAAGGCCTACCGCAAGCTGGCCTTGCGCTGGCACCCGGACAAGAACCCCGACAACAAGGAGGAGGCTGAGAAGAAGTTCAAGCAGGTGTCCGAGGCCTACGAGGTGCTGTCCGACTCCAAGAAGCGCTCCGTGTACGACCGAGCGGGCTGCAACAGCTGGCGGGCCGGTGGCGGGGCCAGCACCCCCCACAGCAGCCCCTTCGACACCGGCTACACCTTCCGTAACCCCGAGGACATCTTCCGCGAGTTTTTCGGTGGCCTGGACCCCTTCTCGTTCGACTTCTGGGACACCCCTTTCAACAGCAACCGCGCTGGCCAGGGCCACGGCCTGAGGGGGGCCTTCTCGGCCGGCTTCGGCGAGTTCCCGGCCTTCATGGAAGCCTTCTCGTCCTTCGACGCCCTGAGCCGGGGTGGCAGTGCCAGCCACACCACCTTCTCGTCCACCTCCTTCGGGGGCTCCGGCAGCTCGGGGTTCAAGTCGGTGATGTCGTCCACCGAGCTGGTCAACGGACACAAGGTCACCACCAAGCGCATCATGGAGAACGGGCAGGAGCgcgtggag
- the DNAJB8 gene encoding dnaJ homolog subfamily B member 8 isoform X1 → MANYYEVLGVQASASPEDIKKAYRKLALRWHPDKNPDNKEEAEKKFKQVSEAYEVLSDSKKRSVYDRAGCNSWRAGGGASTPHSSPFDTGYTFRNPEDIFREFFGGLDPFSFDFWDTPFNSNRAGQGHGLRGAFSAGFGEFPAFMEAFSSFDALSRGGSASHTTFSSTSFGGSGSSGFKSVMSSTELVNGHKVTTKRIMENGQERVEVEEDGRLRSVTINGKEQLKQVDK, encoded by the coding sequence ATGGCCAACTATTACGAAGTGCTGGGAGTGCAGGCGAGTGCCTCCCCAGAGGACATCAAGAAGGCCTACCGCAAGCTGGCCTTGCGCTGGCACCCGGACAAGAACCCCGACAACAAGGAGGAGGCTGAGAAGAAGTTCAAGCAGGTGTCCGAGGCCTACGAGGTGCTGTCCGACTCCAAGAAGCGCTCCGTGTACGACCGAGCGGGCTGCAACAGCTGGCGGGCCGGTGGCGGGGCCAGCACCCCCCACAGCAGCCCCTTCGACACCGGCTACACCTTCCGTAACCCCGAGGACATCTTCCGCGAGTTTTTCGGTGGCCTGGACCCCTTCTCGTTCGACTTCTGGGACACCCCTTTCAACAGCAACCGCGCTGGCCAGGGCCACGGCCTGAGGGGGGCCTTCTCGGCCGGCTTCGGCGAGTTCCCGGCCTTCATGGAAGCCTTCTCGTCCTTCGACGCCCTGAGCCGGGGTGGCAGTGCCAGCCACACCACCTTCTCGTCCACCTCCTTCGGGGGCTCCGGCAGCTCGGGGTTCAAGTCGGTGATGTCGTCCACCGAGCTGGTCAACGGACACAAGGTCACCACCAAGCGCATCATGGAGAACGGGCAGGAGCgcgtggaggtggaggaggatgGGCGGCTCAGGTCCGTGACCATCAATGGCAAGGAGCAGCTCAAGCAGGTGGACAAGTGA